The Heptranchias perlo isolate sHepPer1 unplaced genomic scaffold, sHepPer1.hap1 HAP1_SCAFFOLD_163, whole genome shotgun sequence genome has a window encoding:
- the LOC137309372 gene encoding zona pellucida sperm-binding protein 3-like, which yields MGDFVVGGLFSVLVLVGAVCCSDIWQQFRGQRFPWRRVKPTPVPPFGSHFSVSEGRSLSPLQTVMVQCGEQNLLVRVDMDLFRTRHLIKAADLTLGTAGCRPTGISSQNHTVFFDYGLHECGSRLQMAGDFLVYTTHLNHTPHARGSVIVRTNGAIIPIECHYFRKGNVSSDPIKPTWIPFSSTKSGEGLLSFSLRLMNDDWLTERTSTVYYLGDLIHIEASVSMTNHMPLKLYIDSCAATLSPDKDSTPRYNIIDYHGCLLDSKAEDSFSTFVLPRGERELDKLQFDLDAFRFFGDDRSLIFITCHLKVAAVDQRDSMNKACTFQNIWTPLEESTNDVCACCHLGSCSATREFRLDSRGRRDLASGPESDAELKWEGEASLGPLVILDPDVTELATESLNEVEQRMQERSPGGVESEVVLILALTVTAVSLISASLIALFLYRKHKQTQFN from the exons atgggggattttgtagtgGGAGGTTTGTTCTCggtgctggtgttagttggagCGGTTTGTTGCTCGGATATTTGGCAACAGTTTAGAGGgcagagatttccatggagaagagtaaaacccacccctgtccctccctttggttcccatttcagtgtgtctgaggggagaagtctgtctccactgcagactgtgatggtacagtgtggagagcagaacctgctggtgagggtagacatggatttatttagaaccaggcacctgattaaagctgctgacctgaccctggggacagcaggttgtcggccaactgggatctcctctcagaaccacactgtcttctttgactatgggctccatgaatgtggtagcagattgcag atggctggagatttcctggtctacactacccacctgaaccacaccccacatgctcgtggatctgtcattgtgagaactaatggagccatcattcccattgagtgccactattttag gaagggcaatgtgagcagtgaccctatcaagcccacctggatcccattcagctcgaccaagtctggagaagggcttctgtcattctcactgcgtcttatgaacg atgactggcttacagagcgcacctcgactgtctactacctgggtgacctcattcacattgaggcctctgtttcaatgaccaaccacatgcccttgaagctctacattgacagctgtgcagctacattgagcccagacaaggattccaccccaagatacaacatcattgactaccatgg ttgcctcctggacagcaaagctgaggactccttttcaacctttgtgttgccaagaggtgaacgtgagctggacaaactccagtttgacctggatgcgttccgcttctttggagatgaccgttccttg attttcatcacctgtcacctgaaagttgctgcagtggatcagagagattcaatgaacaaagcttgtactttccagaatat CTGGACCCCATTAGAAGAATCTACCAATGATGTGtgtgcctgttgtcatctgggCAGCTGTAGTGCCACGAGGGAATTCCGacttgattccagaggaaggagggatcttgcatctggacctg agagtgatgctgaattgaagtgggagggtgaagcctcacttggacccctggtcattctggatcctgaTGTGACAGAGCTGGCAACTGAGTCCCTTAATGaggttgagcaaaggatgcaggagaggtctccGGGTG gtgtggagtctgaggtggtcctgatcctggccctgactgtgaccgctgtctctctgatctctgcttctttgatcgccttgttcctgtacaggaaacacaagcaaacccagttcaactag